The proteins below come from a single Streptomyces tubercidicus genomic window:
- a CDS encoding sigma-70 family RNA polymerase sigma factor yields MSSRPEHPTHSTGAHRSRGDARRRSRPQPSERPGPDAARPPDRERDGYQPPLDGLFTYCLSVLCEHDAATAVLGETLALAERHRGRRPADPALYRSWLYALARWACLRRLAERTAPPAGNPGPGAAREAERRQRELAALAWPEAAGTSPEQREALELSVRHHLSAEEVAAVLGADPVATRTLLATASCEVERTRAALAVVESGRCREVAQLAGDTQVLLGAALSRELVRHVDDCAECRRTAERATAPGTWPGTAPVAQGSLPLVTAPRDAVLGALAAARSTKSGRAEGVAGAGAAGRAGGANGSPRYDRSGFPVGPPKDRVARRRRLRNRALTTTVVATVVAAPVLALWAAYRGAPPTDVAADGSPSVTASDTEPGPRLGRSPYENAGNARTTPEPGFTARGGTPDVSVEVVGADGTPQRPDTPGSKREAGPARLAVAAEPRGRTTVLRLRAAGGTPVRWRASAGAAWLQMSHTAGTLRPDETTTITVDIDHDREPPGPWRARIAIEPGGTVVTMKGYGATGPAAGPQRPGRPHPKPTHTRQKPTPTPTRTAPSPSPTPTSPTPKPTGPAPSSTPSNTTHPAR; encoded by the coding sequence ATGAGCAGCAGGCCCGAGCACCCCACGCACTCCACCGGCGCACACCGGTCGCGCGGCGACGCGCGGCGCCGGAGCCGGCCGCAGCCGTCAGAGCGGCCCGGCCCGGACGCCGCGCGCCCCCCGGACCGGGAACGGGACGGCTACCAGCCCCCTCTGGACGGGCTGTTCACCTACTGCCTGTCCGTGCTGTGCGAACACGACGCCGCCACCGCGGTGCTGGGCGAGACGCTCGCGCTCGCCGAGCGGCACCGCGGCCGCCGCCCCGCCGACCCGGCGCTGTACCGCTCCTGGCTCTACGCCCTGGCCCGCTGGGCCTGTCTGCGCCGGCTCGCCGAGCGGACCGCGCCGCCCGCCGGGAATCCGGGCCCCGGAGCGGCCCGCGAGGCCGAGCGCCGGCAGCGTGAACTGGCCGCGCTGGCCTGGCCGGAGGCCGCGGGCACCAGCCCCGAGCAGCGGGAGGCGCTGGAGCTCTCGGTGCGCCATCACCTCTCGGCGGAGGAGGTCGCCGCGGTGCTCGGCGCGGACCCGGTCGCCACCCGCACGCTGCTGGCCACCGCCTCCTGCGAGGTCGAACGGACCCGGGCGGCGCTGGCCGTCGTCGAGTCCGGGCGCTGCCGGGAGGTCGCGCAGCTGGCGGGCGACACCCAGGTGCTGCTGGGGGCGGCGCTGAGCCGGGAGCTGGTGCGCCATGTCGACGACTGTGCCGAGTGCCGGCGGACCGCCGAGCGGGCCACCGCCCCGGGGACCTGGCCGGGTACCGCGCCGGTGGCCCAGGGCAGCCTGCCGCTGGTCACCGCGCCCCGGGACGCCGTGCTCGGTGCGCTGGCGGCGGCCCGGAGCACCAAGTCGGGCCGTGCGGAAGGGGTGGCCGGTGCGGGAGCTGCCGGACGGGCGGGTGGGGCAAACGGTTCTCCTCGCTATGACCGCAGTGGTTTCCCGGTGGGTCCGCCGAAGGACCGGGTGGCCCGGCGTCGCCGGCTGCGCAACCGGGCGCTGACCACCACCGTGGTGGCCACGGTCGTCGCGGCACCGGTGCTGGCCCTGTGGGCGGCGTACCGGGGCGCCCCTCCCACGGATGTGGCGGCCGACGGTTCGCCCTCGGTGACGGCCAGCGACACGGAGCCCGGCCCGCGGCTGGGCCGCAGCCCGTACGAGAACGCGGGCAACGCCAGGACGACGCCCGAGCCCGGCTTCACGGCGCGCGGCGGGACGCCCGATGTGTCGGTCGAGGTGGTCGGCGCGGACGGCACCCCGCAGCGGCCGGACACGCCGGGCAGCAAGCGGGAGGCAGGCCCCGCCCGGCTGGCGGTGGCCGCCGAGCCCCGCGGCCGGACCACGGTCCTCAGGCTCCGCGCCGCGGGCGGCACCCCGGTGCGCTGGCGCGCGTCGGCGGGCGCGGCCTGGCTGCAGATGAGTCATACGGCGGGCACGCTGCGGCCGGACGAGACCACCACGATCACCGTCGACATCGACCACGACCGGGAGCCGCCGGGCCCCTGGCGGGCCAGGATCGCCATCGAGCCCGGTGGCACCGTCGTCACGATGAAGGGCTACGGGGCGACCGGTCCGGCCGCCGGTCCGCAGCGCCCGGGACGGCCGCATCCGAAACCGACCCATACGCGCCAGAAGCCGACGCCCACGCCGACCCGGACGGCCCCGTCGCCCAGCCCGACGCCGACGAGCCCGACGCCGAAGCCGACCGGCCCGGCCCCGTCCTCGACCCCGTCGAACACGACACACCCGGCCCGCTGA